The following are encoded together in the Juglans microcarpa x Juglans regia isolate MS1-56 chromosome 2D, Jm3101_v1.0, whole genome shotgun sequence genome:
- the LOC121248306 gene encoding protein PSK SIMULATOR 1: protein MAFETWLIKVKTAISNSFEVVRPAAPNPRLIKKSNVGVLAFEIAGLMSKLLHLWQSLLDKNIVRLRNESISLEGVHKIVSNDEAFLLGLACAELSENLRLVAKSVSRISKKCEEPSLRCFERLFDEFANWGRDPHSWVLSLKEMEARIKKMDRYVTLTATLHREMDELSVMESVLSKSLVKCQEKESSISELQQKIYWQRQEIKYLKERSLWNRSFDTAVSLLARSIFTILARIKLVFGIGICPDSLTRSLSASATVHPSDHNPSSCLFVSGPLMKSSELDQGKKDLADGFFESNSKLLKPPATTLGAAALALHYSNLIIVMEKMIKSPHLVGVDARDDLYAMLPSSIRSMLRDRLKGSAGFSASDPVLAGEWREALGKILGWLSPLAHNMIKWQSERSFEQQTLVPKTNVMLLQTLFFANKEKTEAAITELLVGLNYIWKFEREMTAKALFESTNFNGMILNAKNSG from the coding sequence ATGGCCTTCGAAACTTGGCTAATTAAGGTAAAGACGGCGATATCAAACAGTTTTGAGGTGGTAAGACCCGCCGCACCGAACCCAAGACTGATAAAGAAGTCCAACGTCGGCGTTTTAGCCTTTGAGATCGCTGGCCTCATGTCCAAACTCCTTCACCTATGGCAATCCCTCTTGGACAAGAACATAGTCCGCCTCCGCAACGAGTCTATCTCTCTCGAGGGAGTCCACAAGATCGTATCCAACGACGAAGCTTTCCTCCTCGGCCTCGCGTGCGCGGAGTTGTCTGAGAATCTCAGACTTGTCGCCAAATCGGTATCCAGAATAAGCAAGAAATGCGAGGAACCGAGTCTCCGGTGCTTCGAGCGCTTGTTCGATGAGTTCGCCAACTGGGGACGCGACCCTCATAGTTGGGTTTTAAGCTTGAAAGAAATGGAAGCTAGAATCAAGAAGATGGACAGATACGTCACTCTCACGGCCACGCTACATAGAGAAATGGACGAGCTTTCTGTCATGGAAAGTGTGTTAAGCAAATCGTTAGTCAAGTGTCAGGAAAAAGAATCATCAATTTCTGAGCTTCAGCAGAAGATTTACTGGCAACGACAGGAAATCAAGTACCTTAAAGAGAGATCACTATGGAACCGAAGCTTTGATACTGCTGTTTCCCTGCTTGCACGGTCTATTTTCACTATCTTGGCAAGGATCAAACTTGTTTTCGGTATAGGAATATGTCCAGATTCTTTGACTCGCAGTCTCTCAGCTTCGGCCACTGTCCACCCCTCGGATCACAACCCAAGTTCTTGCCTTTTCGTGTCAGGGCCATTAATGAAAAGCTCAGAACTTGATCAGGGAAAGAAAGATTTGGCTGATGGGTTTTTCGAGTCCAACTCCAAGCTCCTAAAACCCCCAGCAACTACGCTAGGCGCCGCAGCTTTAGCCCTACACTACTCGAATTTGATCATAGTGATGGAGAAGATGATCAAGTCACCACATTTGGTTGGTGTGGATGCCAGGGATGATCTTTATGCAATGTTACCAAGCAGTATACGTTCGATGCTGAGGGATAGGTTGAAGGGATCCGCGGGGTTTTCGGCGAGCGATCCGGTTCTTGCTGGGGAGTGGAGGGAGGCCTTGGGAAAGATCTTGGGTTGGTTGTCACCATTAGcacataatatgataaaatgGCAAAGTGAAAGGAGCTTTGAGCAGCAAACTTTGGTGCCCAAAACGAACGTGATGCTTCTGCAGACGCTATTTTTTGCGAACAAGGAGAAGACCGAGGCTGCCATTACCGAGCTATTAGTGGGACTGAACTACATTTGGAAGTTCGAGAGGGAGATGACTGCTAAAGCCCTGTTCGAATCCACCAACTTCAATGGGATGATCTTGAATGCGAAGAATTCCGGCTAA